The following are encoded in a window of Castanea sativa cultivar Marrone di Chiusa Pesio chromosome 9, ASM4071231v1 genomic DNA:
- the LOC142608703 gene encoding uncharacterized protein LOC142608703, whose product MEQAHERKEQMQELSSEKQLMLSYPPTDPQSYPWLVICDGYDKERQTFFSISKDYFHTRNIPEMCNKLIYTSCDGWLVLKDIDSKNLCLLNPTSKEMMQLPTLEDIADHFICSLSYTAEFVGGEIRFTKLAIERFDVSLPADVVFYRDYLIESCGELLLVYQMLFGSYRRKVYGFVIYRMDSSKNAWVQVKNIGERAIFISDRSKISCFVAENGVKRNSIYFTMTSSRFLYVFDLEDDTITKFLPCPTVACRELDLDWVILK is encoded by the exons ATGGAGCAGGCACATGAAAGGAAAGAGCAAATGCAAGAACTGAGCAGTGAGAAACAACTTATGCTTTCTTATCCTCCTACTGACCCACAATCATATCCTTGGTTAGTGATATGTGATGGGTATGATAAAGAAAGACAAACTTTTTTCAGCATATCAAAAGATTACTTTCACACCAGAAACATTCCTGAGATGTGCAATAAACTAATATACACTAGTTGTGATGGATGGTTGGTATTAAAGGATATCGATTCAAAGAATTTGTGTCTTTTGAATCCTACTTCTAAAGAGATGATGCAACTTCCGACATTGGAAGACATTGCTGATCATTTTATTT GTTCTTTATCTTATACCGCTGAGTTTGTGGGTGGAGAAATTCGTTTTACCAAGTTGGCAATAGAGAGATTTGACGTGTCATTACCTGCCGATGTAGTATTTTACCGTGATTATCTCATTGAATCTTGTGGTGAGCTCTTATTAGTTTACCAGATGTTGTTTGGATCGTACAGGAGAAAGGTTTATGGTTTCGTAATTTATCGGATGGATTCTTCAAAGAATGCATGGGTCCAAGTGAAGAACATAGGAGAGCGTGCTATTTTTATTTCCGATAGGAGCAAAATATCTTGTTTTGTAGCTGAAAATGGAGTCAAGCGAAATTCGATTTACTTCACAATGACCTCTAGTCGATTTCTTTATGTCTTTGACTTGGAAGATGATACCATTACAAAGTTCCTACCTTGCCCTACTGTAGCTTGTCGTGAATTAGATCTTGATTGGGTTATTCTGAAATAG